A window from Electrophorus electricus isolate fEleEle1 chromosome 7, fEleEle1.pri, whole genome shotgun sequence encodes these proteins:
- the atxn7l1 gene encoding ataxin-7-like protein 1 has product MHNKNQRRRSPPSSSQAPLKCKISLGHGEADPVAFRVPRDYPHSRFSRAPLAVYPPKGGRPRACMSLPVVSLEKMPCFSQSEGAHVKVPSSSSTLGSSSSTPSSSPSVYKSALMSPASQKNQEKLLNGRGPVTSRSATPPSLNDRRPSPSQSPLDKRPAPSPSSQDRRLTASPSASLLDRRLTASPSASLLDRRPASSPSSSLLDRRPVVPPSPPDRKHPNEAKASRHRRVSGRIYDPNKHCGVLDAETKRPCTRSLTCKTHSMTHRRAVTGRRKDFDVLLAEHKGRAKDKEAVNSQSAQSSQSVGTSSSLPSSCHNGKTTPTLKLRLASAHMHRGCGSGGAVVLSSAPGTAPAPAPAADLIPSWRRLGSDARISSDDGDSELVEEMEKPWCHTYMHHPRPLSWCAFSSRVVGRGHYVFDRRWDRVRIALHCMVEKHVSAQMWRKVPLAVESVVSVCAELSARSSPPTPSPPPASTHASTYEGVSMVSYSSPFSHNGAGVFCVRDPDHAPKLHQSKPAKPARAPGEGVAVKKRKPPPTTNASTSRKNGNTCHPPPGSAHISNGPVALGGRSKPQVGGQCTPDPEPLSQPPHGGISNPCPSPCASSEGRKRRMTGSSSSRSSKVTKTVLDGIFRKSSAGLLSSVPEVSHSALPW; this is encoded by the exons ATGCATAACAAGAACC AGAGGAGACGCAGTCCTCCCAGCTCTTCCCAAGCCCCACTGAAGTGTAAGATTTCGTTGGGTCATGGTGAGGCAGACCCCGTGGCATTCCGCGTGCCTCGCGACTACCCGCACTCCCGCTTCAGCAGAGCCCCGCTCGCTGTGTACCCACCCAAGGGAGGGCGCCCGAGAGCCTG catgtCCTTACCTGTGGTGAGTCTGGAGAAGATGCCAtgtttcagccaatcagagggcgCACACGTCAAagtcccctcctcctcttccacacttggctcctcctcctcaacTCCATCTTCATCCCCATCCGTTTATAAGTCTGCCCTCATGTCACCAGCGTCCCAAAAGAACCAAGAGAAGCTTCTGAATGGCCGCGGCCCCGTAACTAGCCGCTCTGCCACACCCCCGTCGTTAAATGACAGACGGCCCAGCCCCTCACAGTCCCCACTGGACAAACGGCctgccccctctccctcctcacaGGACAGAAGACTCACTGCCTCTCCTTCTGCGTCCTTATTGGACAGAAGACTCACTGCCTCTCCTTCTGCGTCCTTATTGGACAGAAGACCTGCTTCCTCTCCTTCTTCGTCCTTATTGGACAGGAGACCTGttgtccctccctcccctccagACAGGAAGCATCCAAATGAAGCTAAAGCCAGCAGGCATAGGAGAGTGTCAG GAAGAATTTACGATCCGAACAAACACTGCGGAGTGTTGGACGCAGAGACCAAACGGCCTTGCACCCGATCCCTCACCTGCAAG ACCCACTCTATGACACATCGCCGTGCGGTCACAGGAAGGAGGAAGGACTTTGATGTTCTCCTGGCAGAGCACAAGGGGCGGGCTAAGGACAAGGAAGCGGtgaacagccaatcagctcAGTCGTCCCAGTCAGTCGGCACCTCGTCCAGTCTACCGTCAAGCTGTCATAATGGCAAGACCACGCCCACTCTTAAACTGCGGCTGGccagtgcacacatgcacag AGGttgtggcagtggtggtgcaGTGGTACTGAGCTCCGCCCCTGGTACTGCCCCTGCCCCCGCCCCTGCCGCAGATCTCATACCCAGCTGGCGGAGGCTTGGTAGCGATGCCCGTATCTCCAGCGATGACGGAGACTCTGAGCtggtggaggagatggagaaacCATGGTGTCATACTTATATGCACCACCCACGGCCCCTCAGT TGGTGTGCCTTCAGCAGTCGCGTGGTGGGGAGGGGTCACTACGTGTTTGACAGACGCTGGGACAGAGTGAGGATCGCTCTGCACTGTATGGTGGAGAAACACGTCAGCGCTCAGATGTGGAG GAAAGTTCCCCTGGCAGTTgagagtgtagtgagtgtgtgtgcggagCTGTCTGCTCGGAGCTCCCCTCCCACACCCTCCCCACCTCCGGCCTCCACCCACGCCTCCACCTATGAAGGGGTCTCCATGGTCTCCTACTCCAGCCCTTTCTCCCATAACGGCGCTGGTGTCTTCTGCGTGCGGGACCCAGACCACGCCCCCAAGCTGCACCAGAGTAAACCGGCCAAGCCGGCAAGAGCTCCGGGGGAAGGGGTGGCGGTCAAAAAGCGTAAGCCGCCTCCCACCACCAATGCCAGCACCTCCCGGAAAAATGGGAACACCTGCCACCCACCGCCAGGCTCCGCCCACATCAGTAACGGTCCAGTAGCACTGGGTGGCAGGTCCAAGCCGCAGGTGGGCGGGCAGTGCACCCCCGACCCGGAGCCGCTGTCCCAGCCTCCTCACGGCGGGATCTCCAATCCCTGTCCGTCTCCCTGCGCCTCCTCCGAGGGTCGGAAGCGTAGGATGACtggctccagctccagcagatccagcaAGGTCACCAAAACAGTGCTCGACGGAATCTTCCGGAAGAGCAGCGCTGGGCTGCTGTCCTCAGTGCCTGAGGTGTCCCACAGCGCTCTCCCCTGGTGA
- the sypl1 gene encoding synaptophysin-like protein 1, translating into MQTGFRLNWTPIKEPLGFIKVVQWLTAVFAFASCGGYAGQNVISLSCDRSINATLSAAFSYPFRLNQVLLVEGNITLCNHTLTETRLLGDFSSSAEFFVAVAVLAFLYCTAALLVYLGYMHVYQDSDFGPMCDFVVTAMFAFLWLVCSSAWARGLQMIKFATGTEGIRATLEPCRSSSLRCEVTEFASMCTLDISVVFGYLNLIVWACNAWFVYKETRWHSRKLSSHQGVGRGRGPGPSTAPI; encoded by the exons ATGCAGACGGGCTTTCGGCTGAACTGGACCCCTATCAAAGAACCCCTGGGCTTCATCAAAGTGGTGCAGTGG ctCACGGCCGTATTCGCCTTTGCGAGTTGCGGTGGGTATGCAGGCCAGAACGTGATCTCCCTGTCATGTGACCGCAGCATCAACGCAACACTTTCTGCAGCCTTTAGTTACCCGTTCAG GTTAAACCAAGTGTTGCTGGTTGAAGGGAACATCACCCTGTGTAACCACACGCTGACTGAGACGCGTCTTTTGGGCGACTTCTCGTCCTCGGCGGAGTTCTTTGTGGCGGTGGCTGTTCTCGCGTTCCTGTACTGCACAGCTGCACTGCTCGTCTACCTCGGATACATGCACGTGTACCAGGACTCTGACTTCGGAcccatgtgt gatTTTGTGGTGACAGCGATGTTTGCCTTCCTCTGGCTCGTGTGCTCATCAGCATGGGCGCGGGGCCTGCAAATGATTAAGTTTGCCACAGGCACGGAGGGGATCCGCGCCACCCTGGAGCCCTGTAGGAGCAGCAGCCTCAGATGTGAGGTCACAGAGTTTGCCAGCATGTGCACGCTGGATATTTCAGTG GTGTTTGGCTACCTGAACCTTATTGTGTGGGCGTGTAATGCCTGGTTTGTTTACAAAGAAACGCGTTGGCACTCACGGAAACTCAGCTCCCACCAAGGGGTGGGCCGAGGGCGTGGTCCTGGCCCAAGCACGGCCCCTATCTAG
- the nampt1 gene encoding nicotinamide phosphoribosyltransferase, translating to MEKRDADFNILLATDSYKVTHYKQYPPNTSKVYSYFECREKKTDPSKTRKVKYQQTVFYGLQYILHKYLKGKVVTSEKIQEAKDVYQEHFQDDVFNEKGWKYILEKYDGHLPIEVKAVPEGSVIPRGNVLFTVESTDPECYWLTNWVETILVQIWYPITVATNSREQKKILAKYLMETSGTLEGLEYKLHDFGYRGVSSQETAGIGASAHLVNFKGTDTVAGIGVIKKYYGTKDPVPGFSVPAAEHSTITAWGKDHEKDAFEHIIKQFPSVPVSIVSDSYDIYNACEKIWGEDLRTLVEKRSADAPLVVRPDSGNPLDTVLKVLEILGKKFPPFENCRGYKLLPPYIRVIQGDGVDINTLQEIVEGMKKHRWSIENISFGSGGALLQKLTRDLLNCSFKCSYVVTNGLGVNVFKDPVADPNKRSKKGRLSLHRKQNGDYVTLEEGKGDLEEYGADLLHTVFHNGKIVKTYTFDEVRDNARLKESEMEELIH from the exons ATGGAGAAGCGGGACGCAGACTTCAACATCCTACTGGCCACCGACTCGTACAAG GTAACTCACTATAAGCAGTACCCACCCAACACTAGTAAAGTGTACTCCTACTTCGAGTGTCGTGAGAAGAAAACAGACCCCAGCAAGACCCGCAAAGTCAAGTACCAACAAACGGTTTTCTATGGCTTACAGTACATTCTTCACAAATACTTAAAAG GAAAGGTTGTGACCTCTGAGAAGATCCAGGAGGCCAAGGACGTGTACCAGGAGCACTTTCAGGATGACGTGTTCAATGAGAAAGGCTGGAAATACATTCTAGAG AAATACGATGGCCACCTCCCCATCGAGGTGAAGGCCGTGCCCGAGGGGAGTGTGATCCCCCGTGGTAATGTGCTCTTCACCGTGGAAAGCACAGATCCAGAGTGCTACTGGCTCACCAACTGGGTGGAG ACTATCCTGGTTCAGATCTGGTACCCCATAACTGTTGCAACCAACTCACGAGAGCAGAAGAAGATCCTGGCCAAGTATCTCATGGAAACTTCTGGAACTTTGGAGGGTCTTGAATACAAGCTGCATGACTTTGGCTATAGGGGTGTTTCTTCACAggag ACTGCTGGCATTGGTGCCTCCGCACACCTGGTGAACTTCaaaggaacagacacagtggcTGGAATTGGAGTCATCAAGAAGTACTATGGCACCAAAGACCCAGTGCCAGGGTTTTCTGTACCAGCTGCAGAACACAG cACAATCACTGCCTGGGGCAAAGACCACGAGAAGGATGCCTTTGAACACATCATCAAGCAGTTTCCGTCCGTACCTGTGTCCATCGTCAGCGACAGCTACGACATCTACAACGCCTGCGAGAAGATCTGGGGCGAGGACCTGAGGACACTGGTGGAGAAACGCAGTGCTGATGCCCCGCTGGTGGTGCGGCCTGATTCCGGGAACCCGCTGGACACCGTCCTGAAG GTCTTGGAGATTTTAGGGAAGAAGTTTCCCCCTTTCGAGAACTGCAGGGGCTACAAGCTGCTTCCACCCTACATCCGGGTAATTCAGGGTGACGGCGTGGACATCAACACTCTGCAGGAG ATCGTGGAGGGCATGAAGAAGCACAGGTGGAGCATCGAGAACATCTCCTTTGGTTCTGGAGGAGCCCTTCTGCAGAAGCTCACCCGCGACCTTCTCAACTGCTCCTTCAAATGCAGCTACGTGGTGACGAACGGGCTCGGG gTAAATGTCTTCAAAGATCCTGTAGCTGACCCCAACAAAAGGTCAAAGAAGGGTCGTCTGTCTCTTCACCGGAAGCAGAATGGGGATTATGTCACTCTGGAGGAAGGCAAAGGGGACCTGGAGGAGTATGGGGCG GACCTGCTTCACACCGTCTTCCACAATGGGAAGATCGTGAAGACATACACGTTTGACGAGGTCAGGGACAATGCCAGACTCAAGGAGAGCGAAATGGAGGAGCTGATTCACTGA